GGTTGTTTGAGTCAGAGTTTGAGTCCCCAGCTTTAAACGTAGCCTTGCAAAAAGAGGGAAGCATTCTGGCTCTCTTATTgtattgatgttgttttttcatcttaAGGTTAAAAATGACAACTCTGACATGTAAAGTAAATGTTATCAATGTAATCGCCCTTCCAAAGAATGACATTATGAACAGTGATTACTGAACAGGACTACTTACGTAAAGTTCAGGCCACATTTTTTGATCAGTGGATAGATTAAACTGTCCATGATAGGCACCAGAGTCAGGATCAGGATGGGGTTGagagtctttaaaaaaaaaaagaaaagaagaagaatagtaCAATGTGGATTTTCTCaggaaaaaaatatgcagtACATAAATTCCAGTTAACATGATAACAATGAATTTAACTTACCTGCATCTGATCAGGCTGTATCACAAGAAGACCCTGCAGGTGCATATAAAAGTATTATACGTGACATCTTTGCTATAGTcaatgaaatatatatatatatatacttgttttttttcctccagactTACAAAGTTTCCATCCATGGTGGTGGCTTGCAGAGTCCATCGAGAACCCTTAGAGGAGAAATGCCAAAACATTTACTCCACAAAAAATGACATTCACCTTtacaaagcaaagaaaatgaaaggtaCCTTTTGGTCAAATAGGGTCCAAAACATTGGCAGTGGGATGTACAGAAAGAGGACCTTGAGCACCATTTTGATTTGAGCAATGAGCAGTTTCTACAACACAGAACGATGGGACATGAAGAGCCGTTACCACGTCGAAGAAACGTCACGAGATTCATGtaaaatgaaagtaaaacaaaacaataatacatcGTATTTTTCCTCAGCCCAGTCCATCCAGTGCTGCCTCTTTGGATGTAGCTTGCTTCTGTGCCTGTAGCGGTTTTTAATGGCAAACTGATGAGGAGAAGAACAAAGTAAATCAACTGAAACACACTAGCAGGAGCACActaatgaaaatgtgttcatgtgtgcaaACCGATGAAAACCACACTCACCCCGATGCATTTGCACACGTCCAACATGATGTTCCCCTGTGGTTCAGCTTTGTAGTACATTCCGCTCCCAACGATGAACACCACTGTGACGGACAGCACATGCAAAACAGTGGTATCAGTATGTGTAACAAAAGCCCGCATGTATGACGAATCGCAGTCTACATGGTAAGTTCAAACATACCAAGTGCGACCATCATGAGTGCTGCAGGGACACCGAAGGCCAGAGAATAACACTTCTGCTGACTGTAGAtgccacattcctgagctgcagaTGGAGACATTTGTCATTCAACGAGGATTTTACTGTTATGAAGGATTATCACTTATACACTTGTGTTTATGGCACTGTTTGTGTCCTACTCATATCTACCTCGGAGGATTGGAGTGATAATGGTTGACAGGAGACTCCCACCATTAATGCACAGGtagaacacagagaagaaggttCTCCTTTGCCTTTCCTGCACATAGACGTATATCCGTCTGCCATGTGTAATATTGCAAAAATATTTTCAATGTCATGATCAACATTAATCCTTAACCCGTTAACACAGAACGTATCGCAGTTGACAGGTTCgtgcaagcgcactttgcattaccgtaattatgcgactttggtttgtgctatcggaaacaTTCCAGCGTTTTCTGAAAGCTGTGAAGTTGCACGCCAAATTAtttattatggtaattttactcgcgctgttgcaggaagccgccGAATCAGcagggaggagagagttggaaaaacgcctgtacatagtttccattctTTAGCCTGTTTTTTGGACTCAAACACAtgctatttttaaatatgtgttataatgttcaaatttcaaatttaacattttctagtaaattgtaaatatggGTAAAAAATGTCCTGCACTTCCtcgcaggacattttctggccctttaagggttaaaataagcaaaggcTTATGTGTTAAAGGGTTGAAGGAGAGGCTAAAATGAAGTACTTATCTAACCTGGTGATCATGAAACTGGTCTCCACCAAAGGCAGCCACACACGGTTTGATACCTCCGGTGCCGAGAGCGATGAGGAAGAGGCCCACCATGGACATCGCACTGAATAAAGGTAAAGAACAAGTGCATAAGCACGGAGCCTGCAATTCCAAATGCATGCCAAGTTTGTCAGTCATGTGTGCAGTAGCAGAGATGCTCACACATGGAAGACCATGTTGTTTGGTGTCCCATCCCTGTCTGTATCAGTGATGTCGTGGACTGCACTGATGGCCATCGCAACCTGGCCAATTGCGTAGACAATGGACAGGTATATGATGGTTctgagggagagacagggagaagTGCATCAATAAGCAAATGCATTTTGAGGACAGTACATGAAATGATCACAAAATAAATCTGGAGCATCTTGAGACGAGGAATCCCATGCATGGTCACTTAAAAGATGCTCaacacagaggacagaaatTAAGTCATAAAGctgcaaacttaaaaaaaaacaaaaaacaaaaactggactttaaaggaaaaaatatCAATTTTATATGTCTATTGAATGTAGAAGTTAAGCTCCGCTAACCTAGGACATTAGAGACAATAATTATACTCAGTTCTACAACCTGTGACCTCGATACACAGGTGAAGGTAGCTGATTTTTATTAATAGAAATAATTTGTATGTATGAAtggcagcagctctgtgaccctcatgtgtagataaagcggtagatattGGATGGTTGCAAAAATCCTGTCCCTTCTCTTGTTGAAGCATTGTTTGTACTGTACTGTCCTTTATCTTTAGAATAAACCTACTGGTGTAAAAAAGACTATCAGCTGCAaaaagcatcatcatcatcatcacaaccagacattAGACGTCTCGCCAAAGAGAAGCAGTTCCAGCCCTCACTTTAAAAAGTTTAGTGAGATATCCGTTTAATAATTTAGTACGGCTCTCAAAGGatattataaaatatgaaatggTTCCCCACTCCTGCTCGAAAGCAAATTGTATATAAATCACACATTTCCTTTATGCACGTGTCAACAGAACATCGAGGCAATCACTCACTTGAACTTTCCCAGCCAGGAATCAGCAACAATGGCCCCGAGGATAGGGGTGAGGTAGCAGAGAGCCACAAAGGTGTGGTAGATGGAAGTGGCCAAGTCATCATCCCAGAGCAAGAAGTATTTGAAGTACAGCACGAGCACAGCTGTGGACGAGCAGGAAAGTGCATATAATGTGAGACTTTAATCATGTGTCCATGctgcttatttatttacagtatatattattttatctttacgATTGGTTCTTTTAATCTGCCCATGATGTTATCTGTTGTTGTCCATCTGTGTATTATGTCTGaatatctctgtgtgtgcatcttCCTGGCTGCAAACCTATTTTCCCTGCTTTGGGACAATAAAgacactttgactttgactttttaattaaactgcTTCGAGAAGTGGATTTAACTATGGCTATCTTGGAGGATAAAGtatatctaaataaataaatacatttgaacatgATATTCTGAGAGAAATGTTGTATCAGATAAAGAAGGTGTCATATAATGCCAACCTTTTGGGTGTGACCATTTCCTCTATGATACGTGTTTTCCTTAACAGTGGCCTGAACCTTATCCCTAATAATTGCCTCTTATCTCTTCTCACTCGCTAGCCTTGACATgtactgtttcctgtttgtcgTTGCCATCTAACAACATTACCATTTTCTAATCTGGCATTCCTCTCTGCAGGACGTCACTTGGGTACAACGCCGAGAAATACAGTTGGAAATGTCAAATATTCTCACCTCGCATTCCATAGTACGAGAACCGCTCACAGAACTCATTGACAACGATAAAGAAGATGCTGAGCGGGTAGCCACACACCTCTTTGCTCTGGGGGATAAATGAAACACAAGCATGGTGTTAAGCGACAGTGGATGAAGTATTTCGCTCATTGACGGAAGTACCACACTATTATCTATTACTAACCATTTCAGAATAATGTATTCGTTCTTATTCATACTTGATATTTACtgctgcacgtgtgtgtataaaacTTTGATGCAGCAGTTATACGTAATAAGGtggaatataaataataatcattgaaTTACTCATTTTAACCTGTGATGTTGAATCATACATCATAttatgatatatacatatacatgatatatatatcatcatatttgtctttttaatctgGATTTACAAAGTAACTTGGGACTTATCAGTGTGTTCAGTATGTTTTAAAGCATTAAATGGAAATTTGAAGCCCCCAAAACATATGATATATTGCAGTCAGTGGTTAAAAGATTTtacacaaaggaaaaaaaaaataacattcatgCTGAGACTGCAAAATGATCAGTTCAAAGAGCAATGGCCACCTCTGGGGAAGAGATGGAACGAAGCACATAGTTATGTCGCTTTTTAAAAGGGGGAGGGGCAACCTGTAGtcactatatataatatatatatgatttgtAGGAGAGTGACAGGGAAGGGGAAACTTAAGTACCTCATAAATATAAAgttaaggggaaaaaaggaaatctAAACAAATAATATACTTAGACCTGCCTTCAAACTAAAAGTACCTTAGTGttattttattagatttatCATATGCATTACTGGTGTAGTCTGGGGAATTTATATGTAGatttatgtgaaaaaaaaaaatccacaatattttatacatttattgttttgtcaatTTGAAATTTTACTCAGAAAAATATGAGTTGGCtgttaaaataaatgcaataaagataaaaagtaaaacatcaaAATTAAATGTAGATTCTAacagtaacatacagtataGCAGTTTCAGTTCTAGTTTACACATTTAGAAGCTGGCtgctttgtttcatttcaaaacagttCAGTATCTTACCGTTCCCCTCTTCTCCTGCCCCCTCTTGGGATCCTTCTCGTCTGCACACAAGATGGAACTTAAAGTTTAAATAGCCATCCATTTctcacaaaaagagacaaatacacagatagtttttcttgttttacatCCACAACCACAGCGGCATTTACAACTAGTTGTGTTTGTTCTGACTTACTACTTCAGGGTCTTTACAATCAGGATTTACTTTGAATGGAGACTGAAAATGAATCACACAAGAACTCACTTGTCATGATGTCGTAGTGGGGCTGTTGCCTGCTTTGTGCTGCAGTGGGATATTCCTTTGAGATTCCTCCAGGTAGCAGTTGATAATTTATCCTCCACTGTTCACCAGTGTCAGTGGGAGGGTTTCATGTATTGCCTCTTATTAGCCCGTGTTCTGTCTTTCACCTTGCTGACGGTGTTGCTTTTATGATGGGTGGGAACATGAGATATACGAGATAGGAGCGTTCGTTCTCACAGTCTCACGGCAAAATTGTAGCAAATGCACTGGACACGAGAGCAAACTTTAATAAAGTCGGTCAATTTAATAAGGAGCCATGAGACAGGTGCAGAGAAACgagtgcatttttatttaaaagcataTGGGAACATTTTGTTTACAGCAGAACAGTACATtagtgttaaataaaataaagaaaccaTTGCTGcccaaatataaaacaaatcctTAAACATCTGAACACTAAAATGGTAAAAGCTTCATATTACTCCCACAGTAGGTGTAGATTTTGGTTCCGCACCTTATCGCTTTGGCAAAAAGgtgaatttctttctttctttcttttcttttttaacagtgtATTAGCCCCACACAGCAAGATACTTTGCAAATATTGCACACAAtccttttttatatacattaatAAACAACTTGAACTTGAATATACTTTCTGTATGCAAtggctttaaatatttaaaaactatTTCGCTCTAAGACAATGAAGTGATTTAAGGGTTGAATGTTGTCATGGGAGGCCCTCTTTCAAATTTGCATTTCTGTAGAAATTGAACTTCATTTACAGAGGAATGAGTGCCAATGTAAGCAGCATATACTGTTCATCAGGACGTCAATACAGTGGCTTATAAAAGTGgaatactgtacataaaaaaaacacattgtgtaacattatcaaaataaacaaaacttgTCTTGTTTAAAACTTGAGAGCGCCTCTGTGTATTGTAATAACATGCACGCTGAAGATCTcgacaagaatgtgtgtgtaaaaaaaaaaagaaaagaactgcACGGTCTTTTCCGGAAAAGACAGGTTTAGCTCTGTCCATGAAACCATGTCCCCCATCGGGTTGCGACTTCACCTCAGTGCTCCTACAGGAAAATGTCATTTGGCCACACCCACCACAGTTACTGTGCCTACTGTGAACGTGAACAGTCCAGTGCCTTGGTCATTTCAGTGAGAAGAGTCAGAGGTACTTTAGATCTGTCTGTACTTGCGTCACGTCTCCCTTTGAGCTGACGGACGGACGATTTTGGTTTGGAGGtgacaatcaaataaaaacaggcgTGCCTGGTTAGCGAGGATACGGAGCGCTGAGGTCGTGGTTGTCCCAGGTTCCGCATCACACCACGGAGGAAGAGCTGGGGATGCCCTGGATGGTGGCACTGGTCGGCGTGCCACTGATAGCGTTGAAGATGTGGAGCGAGTCTGGAAGAGCGCTCTTCATGCCATCTTCCACAGGACTGATCTGAAAGGAAGGAACGAGAGatgttatttt
This genomic interval from Solea solea chromosome 2, fSolSol10.1, whole genome shotgun sequence contains the following:
- the slc15a1a gene encoding solute carrier family 15 member 1, with protein sequence MTNEKDPKRGQEKRGTSKEVCGYPLSIFFIVVNEFCERFSYYGMRAVLVLYFKYFLLWDDDLATSIYHTFVALCYLTPILGAIVADSWLGKFKTIIYLSIVYAIGQVAMAISAVHDITDTDRDGTPNNMVFHVAMSMVGLFLIALGTGGIKPCVAAFGGDQFHDHQERQRRTFFSVFYLCINGGSLLSTIITPILRAQECGIYSQQKCYSLAFGVPAALMMVALVVFIVGSGMYYKAEPQGNIMLDVCKCIGFAIKNRYRHRSKLHPKRQHWMDWAEEKYDKLLIAQIKMVLKVLFLYIPLPMFWTLFDQKGSRWTLQATTMDGNFGLLVIQPDQMQTLNPILILTLVPIMDSLIYPLIKKCGLNFTPLRRMTVGMLMAALAFVCAALVEIEVDKTLPVFPSTSQSQLKLLNMGSKPVLVMLPGQDPQNISANQASDGYFTFEAGEITISTQSPAVSNKFLLASEKRQTLLIPANVSETWLMTNDATSKPQQGINKIRFVNGMNTPVNVSTFGLIEPFYYSNYSEVKNGKVSFKVERDPQSCDYNWEFGYGSSYTFFIPSTLDFDQCQDSITAAEDIQPNSVSMALQVPQYFFITVGEVMFSVTGLEFSYSQAPSNMKAVLQAGWLLTVAIGNFIVLIVAEVAKIPKRWAEYVLFASLLVLVCIIFSIMAYFYTYINPTEIEAHFRNNADEDDKQDETRLKRVKRDSVESDDEDDRRKQTKM